DNA from Papaver somniferum cultivar HN1 unplaced genomic scaffold, ASM357369v1 unplaced-scaffold_252, whole genome shotgun sequence:
TCCAGAGAGTGCCTAGATCAAATCTCAGGATAAGTTTTTCAAGATGGCAACTTCAAATCTCAGCTACTCAAGTAATTCAAGAGAACTTCAAAAGCAAGACAGGATAAATGAAACACGTATTTTTCACCCCTTCAGAGTTTTATACAGAACTGCAACAACATAGCTACTTTCTATTTATAACAAACAAGCAGTAAGAATTATTTAGCAAGTTCCTATTGCTATCATCGAAGATGCACAAATTTTGAACTCTGAGTCATAGATGCCTAGTCACCATCTTACAGGATGCCATCAGCCAACAAGACATGCTTCACGGAATTAAGAATATTCAGACAATAcctgctttggttttaagaatcTATCAGTATCATATAGAAGCAGAGATGCCAACTCACCAAATATATCTTCCCGTACAGAAAAATATACACAGTCagcactgttaactgcataaacaTGAAAATGTTCAATCACCGGAGAACTTTAAACTGCAAGTTAATCTACTCAACATGAGAAAACGAAATTCAGAACATATTCACCTAATGTGTATATGAAAGTGAACCCAAGCCCTAAATCTTGTCTAAAgttcaagaattttttttataggaCTGAGAATGGTCTAATAACTGCAGTCGAGTAGCATACCatagtacaaaaataaaatccaacaGTGGTGAAGTAGAACGACAGCATGCGGAAGAAATCAAAGAGTTGACCGAGTCTGTAAATGTCCCTACTAAGAACCTGTTCACCATTACCACTAGCCACTTTCCCTTCAAATACTGCAATCTGATTAAGACCAACATCTCGACCTTTTCCAACCTGTAGGTACATAATAAGAGAACTGCAATAACCCAATATAATGTCAAATACGAAACGTTCTTTGAGCAAACGTCCAGTCATACCTGAATGTACTCATGGTGAGTAATATTGCCTTGACGCAATGTTGAATTGAACCCTGCACAAAAACTAATAATCTTGAgacaccttttttttttctttttttgatagcATTATTTTGAGACACTAAGCAAACTGATATTCTTCATTGGCTATTTCCTCAGCAGAAAATTCAGTCACTAAGAGAAACTATGAATAGTTGCCTCACAGCAATATATTGGAGTTACCAGCATATATATCTTCGCTAATGTTAATAACACGTGATGCTTTGCTGATGCCGCCTCTTGTTATGTGGAAAACTCGATCAAACACATCTGGATGTCCATAATGCATGCGCACCCTATATAATTCGAAAAGATGTAAAATGTGTTACCTCTGAACATGTATGGAAAAATTTAAAACAAACCATATGCACATGATAGGTAGACTTACTTCAGAGGATTTGCTAAAACACGTTGGCCTAAAGTTACAAAACTTGTCTCTTGGTTGGACATGAATGACGCCAAGGATGAAACACTGTGAATCATTACAGAGAAGCGATCTTGATAATTATAGATACAAAAGAAAACAGTGACGCAGTTATGGTACATACACAATTGTCAAATGAAGGAAAGAAAGAAGAGGTATACCTTCCTGTGAAGACATGCTCTCTTACACCAAGAATAGTTGGAGGACGAATACCATGATCATGATAGAACTCCTCCAGCAAATTTCTCATCTTCAAGGCTTCCTCGAAGTAATTATCCTAAGAAAAAGTATTCCATAGAAGAATTAGGTCGCCCAAAAAGAAGTGATAGGGACATGTAATCAGCAAATTACAGATTTAAAAGAGAGTATTATCTCTTTATCTCTTTTAAAGAGAGAATTTaatgaaagcaaacaaaagtacAGCTACGTATTTCTCCAGACATAATTATGCCAATATCACAACCAGCTCTTGCTATCTTTACATTGGACAGTACCTTACTAGATGACACACAGTACCTTACTAGATGACACACTAAAGAATTGTACCAAGAAGGGACAGTGATTTTCCATATACAAACAATAGTTTAAAAAGCAAATCATTCTACAAACTGTAAACCAGGCACAGGAGACCACACACTTCTTGTGCACTGGATTTTGTAGAATGACTCTAAGAAAATCTCAGATATACGAGTCTGATGTAAACAATAAAGGCGAGGATACTCATAGAGAAAGACGGGCTATAGCTACTACACATAATGTTTATCCAGTAAAAGTAAGAGTCATGGTAACCTGATTCATATCAATTGTCTGAACTGCACTACCACGTGTAAAAATGATAGCATGGTTCTGGTTTTCAGGCTTCCCTTCACCAAGTTTTGGATCTCCTGGTAATTTTACGGAGTATATTTCCTGCAATACGAGAAGAATTGGCCATGCAAATTTTCTGGATTAGCATGAGAGGAACTTTGAACATGaagcaaaaaaaagaaattgtattaggCCTTTACATGCTTGAGTATGCACAAGCATTTTGGTTTCAGGGTTTGTTAAGATGTCATCTTTATTAAAGCAGTTAGTCAGCTGGTAGTCCACAACACCAGTTTCGCATTCAAGCATTGCCTCTGATCGCAATCTTTAACAATGGCACATAAATGGCTGATTACTAAATGTTTATACTCCAACTAcgggtttttgtttcttttgtgtaGCTAGTTTTAATGACCAACAAGTTTTAGAAGAGAATAGACGCTCTAGGTAGTGGACCGTTGTTTCAACTCTATGATCTGACTGAGGAGTTGATTGATTAAGATAGATAGCTTGTGTTCTTGTGAAGTGAATCCTAGGCTCTCTGAGTAATCTTTTTGCACTAATGTAGGATGAGAAGATAAAGATGTCTTTCTTTCATCTAGTTTTTGAAGGGGAAGTGGAAAATCCTAGGCTCACTACAAAGTAAAATCTTTTCGCACTAATATAAGATGACAAAATAGAAACACGAAGGCAAAGCGTTCTTATTCAAACATTTAATATTTTGGAAAGCTCACATAAGGTATTATCAAATGATATGTTTACACTAGCTGATTACTAGCTTCAAGAATTGCCTCAGGTCGCAATATTTAGCAATGACACTAGCTGATTACTACACAATGTTGACACTCCACTACTGTTTTTGTTTTCTGCTAGCTAGCTAGCTTTGGTGACTAATGAGTTTTAGAAAAATTTAACACTATGGATCAAAGAATAGTGCAATCATGGAGCATAAACAGCATGTATTCTTGCGGAATGGAAAATCTTAGGCTCCCTAAGACTAGGTCTTATGGCCTTCACAAGAGCAAGAACCGTGGGGAAATGAAGggattccaaaattttggaaattTAAGAAAGCTACACATAAAGCCTTGTTCCGCTGATATGTTTCAATATCTATATCACTGGTTTCGGGTTCATGTGCAATGGCACATGATGGTGATCAGTAGACAATGTAGATACTCTATTACAGTTTTCAGTTTCGAAATAGCAAGTTTTCACGACTTATAATTTTTAGGAAGAACTAACCGCATACGGTAGTGAATCATTGCTTCAACTCTGTGAATTGATCAAGGAGTAGTGCATTAGTGGATTGATTAAGATAGACATCTTAGGTTCTCGTGAAGTCGGAAATTTTAGGCTCCCTATATGTTTTAAAAGGTTCCTCCTAATTTGCTAAATGATGTCATAGTTAACGGGAATAATTGAAAAAAGATAAATGACATCCAATGAGAGAAAGATGTCATAATATAACGATAGGAAGACCTAAAATAAGAGGGTCAGTTAGATTCAAACCTTGTCTTTCCCATTGTCGTCAGCCTTAACAAGCTTTGAGTAGTACTCTGTATGAACTCTACCCTCCTTTAGAGTTTCAACAACATCAATGAAAGCAACTCTAAGAGCCTCGTGTCTATTAGCAAAAGCAATCATCAATATCTAAGAAACTAAAAACAGTTGAtaaaacatccatacacaaacacGAGATCGGAATGAGTTGCATAATACCGTTGCATCAGCATTGCAATGTCTGCAGCCTCtggtttttgttgttctttctgtTTCCCATAGATTTGGCATGTTACAACATACGTAAACTTAAGATCTGCCTGCGCTCGAGCTTCAGGGGACAGCTCAAAACCTTGAGTGTCAAAGGCCTCCTTTGCTGAGAGTGTGGCTTCCGTATCTGTAATTTCCAACATTAGAGCATCT
Protein-coding regions in this window:
- the LOC113341207 gene encoding callose synthase 9-like, yielding MMYYRKAIMLQSYLERISPGDTEATLSAKEAFDTQGFELSPEARAQADLKFTYVVTCQIYGKQKEQQKPEAADIAMLMQRHEALRVAFIDVVETLKEGRVHTEYYSKLVKADDNGKDKEIYSVKLPGDPKLGEGKPENQNHAIIFTRGSAVQTIDMNQDNYFEEALKMRNLLEEFYHDHGIRPPTILGVREHVFTGSVSSLASFMSNQETSFVTLGQRVLANPLKVRMHYGHPDVFDRVFHITRGGISKASRVINISEDIYAGFNSTLRQGNITHHEYIQVGKGRDVGLNQIAVFEGKVASGNGEQVLSRDIYRLGQLFDFFRMLSFYFTTVGFYFCTMLTVLTVYIFLYGKIYLALSGAGESIMEKANVLQNTALTAALNTQFLFQIGVFTAIPMILGFILEQGFLRAVVSFITMQLQLCSVFFTFSLGTRTHYFGRTILHGGAKYQATGRGFVVQHIKFSANYRLYSRSHFVKGLEVALLLVVYAAYRYDDGGALGYILLSVSSWFMALSWLFAPYVFNPSGFEWQKTVEDFRDWTNWLLYRGGIGVKGEESWEAWWDGELEHIRTFGGRLMEILLSLRFFIFQYGIVYKLHASGDDTSLT